One genomic window of Elaeis guineensis isolate ETL-2024a chromosome 2, EG11, whole genome shotgun sequence includes the following:
- the LOC105052248 gene encoding cysteine-rich receptor-like protein kinase 10 isoform X2, whose translation MLRFLPSPFPVFLLSLVFLLLHCAPTAADPLYEICGGTGNYTANSPYASNLNLLFPNLTSNASSSNGFATASTGLAPNQIYGLALCRGDVNISECQSCLNTASKDVLQLCPYNKGAIIWYDPCMLRYSNQSFLSSYNNSGQVFMWNTQNVTDRDKFDKLLTELIDAIADYAAYNSTRRFATGEVNFTKAFPTIYGLAQCTPDMPGSQCRRCLQGLINYIPKWFAGRQGGRVLGPRCTFRYELYTFYNGASTLRLASPQENAPPPAPFVSPLVPPAGEASGGGNKKNVTGMVLAIAIPLVCALVLISVICICFWRRRSKIKLPLDGTNPEEIRSVESLLLDISMLRVATANFSEENKLGEGGFGAVYKGVLPDGREIAVKRLSTSSSQGLGELKNELLLVAKLQHRNLVRLLGVCLEEQEKLLVYEYVPNRSLDTILFDPVQREQLNWANRYKIIGGVARGLLYLHEESQLKIIHRDLKASNILLDRDMNPKISDFGMARLFGGDQSRGTTSRIVGTFGYMAPEYAMRGQMSIKSDVYSFGVLVLEIVTGRRNIGFSDSESGKDLLNHTWEKWTKGTILEILDPSLGNHCPRNEVLRCIQIGLLCVQEDPSDRPTMSTIVVMLSSDSVSLQDPSRPAFYIGQTGTISDVYSNDSHGGTDDHSANRSIPMSLNDASITELEPR comes from the exons ATGTTGCGTTTTCTCCCCTCCCCCTTTCCAGTTTTCCTCCTATCCcttgtcttcctcctcctccattgTGCTCCCACTGCTGCGGACCCTCTCTACGAAATCTGTGGTGGCACCGGCAACTACACTGCCAACAGCCCTTACGCATCCAACCTCAACCTCCTCTTCCCCAACCTCACCTCCAACGCCTCCTCTTCCAATGGCTTCGCCACTGCCAGCACCGGCCTTGCGCCCAACCAAATCTATGGCCTCGCCCTCTGCCGTGGCGATGTCAACATCTCCGAGTGCCAGTCCTGTCTCAACACTGCCTCCAAAGACGTCCTCCAGCTCTGCCCTTACAACAAAGGCGCCATCATCTGGTACGACCCCTGCATGCTCCGCTACTCCAACCAGTCTTTCCTCTCGTCCTACAACAACTCCGGTCAGGTCTTCATGTGGAACACCCAGAACGTGACGGACCGCGACAAGTTCGACAAGCTGCTGACCGAGCTGATCGATGCCATAGCCGATTATGCTGCGTACAACTCGACAAGACGGTTCGCCACCGGCGAGGTGAACTTCACGAAGGCTTTTCCGACGATATACGGGCTAGCGCAGTGCACGCCGGACATGCCGGGCAGCCAGTGCCGGCGATGCCTGCAGGGCCTCATCAACTACATACCCAAGTGGTTCGCTGGGAGGCAAGGGGGTCGGGTGCTTGGACCCAGATGCACTTTTAGATATGAGCTCTACACCTTCTATAACGGAGCCTCAACGCTAAGGCTTGCTTCGCCGCAGGAGAACGCGCCACCGCCGGCTCCTTTCGTGTCTCCACTTGTTCCCCCAGCTGGAGAAGCTAGTGGAGGAG GAAACAAGAAGAACGTAACAGGTATGGTTCTTGCAATTGCCATACCTCTAGTATGTGCTCTGGTTCTGATCTCTGTTATATGCATTTGCTTCTGGAGGAGGaggtcaaaaataaaattacccT TAGACGGGACTAACCCAGAAGAGATCAGAAGTGTTGAGTCACTATTGCTTGATATATCTATGCTAAGAGTTGCAACAGCAAACTTTTCTGAAGAGAATAAACTTGGAGAAGGTGGCTTCGGTGCAGTCTACAAG GGAGTATTACCTGATGGACGAGAAATAGCGGTCAAGAGGTTATCGACAAGTTCATCACAAGGATTAGGAGAGCTGAAAAATGAGTTACTTTTAGTTGCTAAGCTCCAGCACAGGAATCTTGTAAGGCTTCTGGGCGTTTGCTTGGAGGAACAAGAGAAGTTGCTTGTCTATGAATACGTGCCTAACAGAAGCCTGGACACCATTCTTTTTG ATCCTGTACAAAGAGAACAGCTGAACTGGGCGAACAGGTACAAGATCATTGGTGGAGTTGCTCGAGGCTTGCTGTACCTACATGAAGAGTCTCAGCTAAAAATTATACATCGGGATCTAAAGGCCAGCAACATTTTATTAGACAGAGACATGAACCCAAAGATTTCAGACTTTGGTATGGCTAGACTTTTCGGTGGAGACCAAAGTCGAGGCACCACAAGCCGAATTGTTGGAACATT TGGATATATGGCACCAGAGTACGCCATGCGTGGACAGATGTCAATCAAGTCAGATGTGTACAGCTTTGGAGTTCTAGTTTTAGAGATCGTGACGGGCAGGAGAAACATTGGTTTCTCTGATTCTGAATCTGGCAAAGACCTTCTGAACCAT ACATGGGAGAAGTGGACAAAAGGAACAATTTTGGAGATCCTGGACCCATCTCTGGGTAACCATTGCCCAAGAAACGAGGTGTTGAGATGCATTCAGATTGGACTATTGTGTGTTCAGGAAGATCCATCTGACAGGCCTACCATGTCTACAATCGTTGTGATGCTCAGCAGCGACTCTGTTTCTCTTCAAGATCCCTCCCGACCTGCATTTTACATTGGACAAACTGGCACCATCTCAGATGTTTATTCAAATGATTCTCACGGAGGTACAGATGACCACTCTGCGAACAGGTCGATACCAATGTCACTAAATGATGCGTCAATAACAGAGCTCGAGCCAAGATAG
- the LOC105052248 gene encoding cysteine-rich receptor-like protein kinase 10 isoform X1: MLRFLPSPFPVFLLSLVFLLLHCAPTAADPLYEICGGTGNYTANSPYASNLNLLFPNLTSNASSSNGFATASTGLAPNQIYGLALCRGDVNISECQSCLNTASKDVLQLCPYNKGAIIWYDPCMLRYSNQSFLSSYNNSGQVFMWNTQNVTDRDKFDKLLTELIDAIADYAAYNSTRRFATGEVNFTKAFPTIYGLAQCTPDMPGSQCRRCLQGLINYIPKWFAGRQGGRVLGPRCTFRYELYTFYNGASTLRLASPQENAPPPAPFVSPLVPPAGEASGGGNKKNVTVDGTNPEEIRSVESLLLDISMLRVATANFSEENKLGEGGFGAVYKGVLPDGREIAVKRLSTSSSQGLGELKNELLLVAKLQHRNLVRLLGVCLEEQEKLLVYEYVPNRSLDTILFDPVQREQLNWANRYKIIGGVARGLLYLHEESQLKIIHRDLKASNILLDRDMNPKISDFGMARLFGGDQSRGTTSRIVGTFGYMAPEYAMRGQMSIKSDVYSFGVLVLEIVTGRRNIGFSDSESGKDLLNHTWEKWTKGTILEILDPSLGNHCPRNEVLRCIQIGLLCVQEDPSDRPTMSTIVVMLSSDSVSLQDPSRPAFYIGQTGTISDVYSNDSHGGTDDHSANRSIPMSLNDASITELEPR; this comes from the exons ATGTTGCGTTTTCTCCCCTCCCCCTTTCCAGTTTTCCTCCTATCCcttgtcttcctcctcctccattgTGCTCCCACTGCTGCGGACCCTCTCTACGAAATCTGTGGTGGCACCGGCAACTACACTGCCAACAGCCCTTACGCATCCAACCTCAACCTCCTCTTCCCCAACCTCACCTCCAACGCCTCCTCTTCCAATGGCTTCGCCACTGCCAGCACCGGCCTTGCGCCCAACCAAATCTATGGCCTCGCCCTCTGCCGTGGCGATGTCAACATCTCCGAGTGCCAGTCCTGTCTCAACACTGCCTCCAAAGACGTCCTCCAGCTCTGCCCTTACAACAAAGGCGCCATCATCTGGTACGACCCCTGCATGCTCCGCTACTCCAACCAGTCTTTCCTCTCGTCCTACAACAACTCCGGTCAGGTCTTCATGTGGAACACCCAGAACGTGACGGACCGCGACAAGTTCGACAAGCTGCTGACCGAGCTGATCGATGCCATAGCCGATTATGCTGCGTACAACTCGACAAGACGGTTCGCCACCGGCGAGGTGAACTTCACGAAGGCTTTTCCGACGATATACGGGCTAGCGCAGTGCACGCCGGACATGCCGGGCAGCCAGTGCCGGCGATGCCTGCAGGGCCTCATCAACTACATACCCAAGTGGTTCGCTGGGAGGCAAGGGGGTCGGGTGCTTGGACCCAGATGCACTTTTAGATATGAGCTCTACACCTTCTATAACGGAGCCTCAACGCTAAGGCTTGCTTCGCCGCAGGAGAACGCGCCACCGCCGGCTCCTTTCGTGTCTCCACTTGTTCCCCCAGCTGGAGAAGCTAGTGGAGGAG GAAACAAGAAGAACGTAACAG TAGACGGGACTAACCCAGAAGAGATCAGAAGTGTTGAGTCACTATTGCTTGATATATCTATGCTAAGAGTTGCAACAGCAAACTTTTCTGAAGAGAATAAACTTGGAGAAGGTGGCTTCGGTGCAGTCTACAAG GGAGTATTACCTGATGGACGAGAAATAGCGGTCAAGAGGTTATCGACAAGTTCATCACAAGGATTAGGAGAGCTGAAAAATGAGTTACTTTTAGTTGCTAAGCTCCAGCACAGGAATCTTGTAAGGCTTCTGGGCGTTTGCTTGGAGGAACAAGAGAAGTTGCTTGTCTATGAATACGTGCCTAACAGAAGCCTGGACACCATTCTTTTTG ATCCTGTACAAAGAGAACAGCTGAACTGGGCGAACAGGTACAAGATCATTGGTGGAGTTGCTCGAGGCTTGCTGTACCTACATGAAGAGTCTCAGCTAAAAATTATACATCGGGATCTAAAGGCCAGCAACATTTTATTAGACAGAGACATGAACCCAAAGATTTCAGACTTTGGTATGGCTAGACTTTTCGGTGGAGACCAAAGTCGAGGCACCACAAGCCGAATTGTTGGAACATT TGGATATATGGCACCAGAGTACGCCATGCGTGGACAGATGTCAATCAAGTCAGATGTGTACAGCTTTGGAGTTCTAGTTTTAGAGATCGTGACGGGCAGGAGAAACATTGGTTTCTCTGATTCTGAATCTGGCAAAGACCTTCTGAACCAT ACATGGGAGAAGTGGACAAAAGGAACAATTTTGGAGATCCTGGACCCATCTCTGGGTAACCATTGCCCAAGAAACGAGGTGTTGAGATGCATTCAGATTGGACTATTGTGTGTTCAGGAAGATCCATCTGACAGGCCTACCATGTCTACAATCGTTGTGATGCTCAGCAGCGACTCTGTTTCTCTTCAAGATCCCTCCCGACCTGCATTTTACATTGGACAAACTGGCACCATCTCAGATGTTTATTCAAATGATTCTCACGGAGGTACAGATGACCACTCTGCGAACAGGTCGATACCAATGTCACTAAATGATGCGTCAATAACAGAGCTCGAGCCAAGATAG